From the genome of Streptomyces sp. NBC_01116, one region includes:
- a CDS encoding GNAT family N-acetyltransferase — MGIRIQRAEQHDRELVVSVMEEAFHHDPVSSWVFPDEAHRRTVHGRFLGVFVDIALAEGRIDIAEGGAAVALWLPVSAGASETADTTPALMRRIADPDNERCELVGRLTGAVHPHDRAHAYLLMIGVSPDRQGEGIGAELIGVELERCDREGLPAYLEASSARSRALYERLGFRFLGRSVDLPDGPQMYPMWREPQAG; from the coding sequence ATGGGCATACGGATTCAGCGGGCGGAGCAGCACGACCGGGAGCTGGTCGTCTCGGTCATGGAAGAGGCGTTCCACCACGACCCGGTCAGCAGCTGGGTGTTCCCCGACGAGGCCCACCGTCGTACGGTCCACGGCAGGTTCCTCGGCGTCTTCGTCGACATCGCCCTCGCCGAGGGCCGTATCGACATCGCCGAGGGCGGCGCCGCGGTGGCCCTCTGGCTGCCGGTGTCCGCCGGGGCCTCCGAGACGGCGGACACCACGCCCGCCCTGATGCGGCGGATCGCCGACCCCGACAACGAGCGCTGCGAACTCGTGGGCAGGCTCACCGGGGCCGTTCACCCGCACGACCGCGCGCACGCCTATCTGCTGATGATCGGCGTCTCCCCCGACCGCCAGGGAGAGGGCATCGGCGCGGAGCTGATCGGAGTGGAGCTGGAGCGCTGCGACCGGGAGGGGCTGCCCGCCTATCTGGAGGCGAGCAGCGCCCGGAGCCGGGCGCTGTACGAGCGGCTCGGATTCCGCTTCCTCGGCCGCTCCGTCGACCTGCCGGACGGCCCGCAGATGTACCCCATGTGGCGGGAGCCCCAAGCGGGTTGA